The following DNA comes from Rubidibacter lacunae KORDI 51-2.
GTTAGCGATCGCCTCGGCACCGCGTTTGCTGTAGCGATCGGCAATCTCTCCGGCTTCCTTGCGGAGGAATGCGTCGCGCTCGGCGGCCGAGAAATTCGAAATACCGATCAGCTCGCGGAACTCCAGTCGCTCTCTGAAGTGCTGCAACTCCACGAATGCTTCTTCTTCAATATCGCGGTTGAGGAAGACCGTTTGTATGTCTGGTGGGTCCCAGCGATCGTTGACAACGTAGGTAATGGGAATTTTAAGCAGCTGGTGGGCGAGGAGCGGAATGATGATTAAGAGTAGCAAGAAGCGAATGGAGACCGATGCGTTGGTCCGCGAGGTGCGGTAACTTTCGACAACTTCTTCCTCGATATTCGGATTGTCGTCGAGTTCGCGTCGGACGCGATTGAGCGTTCGCAACAACGATCGGGGCAGCACGCCAGTTTTTTCGGTGGCCATGCGCTCTGACTTGTTCGGCTTGCCATTGCGGGCATTGCCGGGGCGACTGCCAATGCGGTCATCACCGGCATACTCGGCGCTGGAAGCCCGAGGCTTGTTGCGTTGAGCTTCACGCTGCCGAGGGGCGTCCGGGCGGAGAGTAGCGATGGGTTGCGGTTGACTGCCAGGCTTTACTGGAATGAGAGCAACTGATGATTGCTCGGGTTCGGTTTGCAGCGCGGGTGGTGGCTCGTACCGAGCAATAATTTCGTCGATAAAATTCAGTTTCTCGGCAATAACCGCATCGCGCTCCTCATCGGCGAGATCATACGCTCCGCGGCGATCGCGCTGGGCGGTGTTGAAGGGCATCACCGAACGGCTCGCGCGGAATTCGGTCAAACGCATTCTCGCCGTTTTAAGGGTGTCCCGAACCTCAGCCTGAAAATACGCCACGGCCCGCCCGCTGAATCCGGTGGCATTGCTTTCGTCAACGGGTTTGCCGCCAAAATGCTTGTCTTCAATTGCCTTAATCGTGAGGGCGGCATCGTAGGCGCGATCTAGCGCGCGCTCGGGCGTGTCGTAATACCACCGTCGAGCCGTACGTATTAGCGTCCGAAAGTTCATTCCTCCCGCAAGCCTCTATCTGGCGCACTAGCTCAGTTCTTGCTCCCAATCCTCGATCCGAAACCTCGGTCGCGATCGTCCGGTTGACGCGATCGCCTGACTGCTATGCGGATAACGGTAGCGAGCACCACGCGATCCTGCAGATTGGCTCTCACATCTTATCGGAAAACACCAGCGACGCTTTTTTACCTGCGGCTTTACCCGTTGGATTGCTCTGACAGGGGGTTCGCTCTGGCTGCCAATAGGCCAGACGCTCGTTCGCCTCGCACGATATAACTGCTGCCGAGACAGCACCACTCGCGCGGTTCAGACACGGGTTAGTTCGAGAGCGCATCGCTCAGACCGTCGCCGATCCATTCCAGGGTGTCGCCAATTTGCGTACCATCGTGGTACGCCGCAAGCAACACCTCACTGGTCTTGCCCCAGGCGATCGCACCCGTAACATCGAGGGCGATCGCGCCGAGATCGCGGTTGTTGACTTTAGCTTCCTGCATGGATTTGGCGATCGCATCGGCGAGGGAGAGTCCGTCGGTAACGCGCACGACAATGCGCGTGGCGGTGCATTCGTCAATGATGTCTTCACCGATGCCGGTGCAACTAACGGCTGCGTGTTGCGTAGCGTAGTTACCAGCAGGCATGGCCGAGTCGCTCACGCGACCGATGCGCTCCAGTCCTTTGCCGCCCGTAGACGTGCCGGCGGCGAGGCAGCCGGAGTTGTCGAGGGCAACCACGCCGATAGTCCCGCGTCGACTTTCGGCAACGACGTCAGCCATCTTGCGCGAGAAGTTCCCTTTACGTTCTTCAATCCACTCGTGCAAGCGCAGGTCTGTCAGCGGGTCGTGAATCGGTACGTGCAGCTCTCGCAGGAGTTCTGCTGCCCCGTAGTCGGATAAAACGCGATCGCTCTCCGGCTGTAAGGCGTTGGCTAAGTCGATGGGATGGGGCGCCCGCGAGACGTTGATGACACCGCTGAAACGCTGGCGGGTGCCGTCCATCAGGGCAGCACTCATACGGATTTGCCCGTCTGCCTGCAGCACAGAACCAGTCCCGGCATTAAAGCGCGGCGCGTCTTCGAGTAGTTGGCAGCCTTTGACAACGGCATCGATCGCGCTGGCACCCTGTAGCAAGCATTCATAAGTGTTGCGCGCGATCGCGTGCAGGTCTTGACGCACGGCCGCGAGTCCGCCTTTGTCTTTGAGGGAACTGCCAGCGCCGCCGTGAATGATGAGTTTGGGTTGCATGGAGGAAGTTTGTGAGGAGGTCGCAGG
Coding sequences within:
- a CDS encoding proton extrusion protein PcxA; this translates as MNFRTLIRTARRWYYDTPERALDRAYDAALTIKAIEDKHFGGKPVDESNATGFSGRAVAYFQAEVRDTLKTARMRLTEFRASRSVMPFNTAQRDRRGAYDLADEERDAVIAEKLNFIDEIIARYEPPPALQTEPEQSSVALIPVKPGSQPQPIATLRPDAPRQREAQRNKPRASSAEYAGDDRIGSRPGNARNGKPNKSERMATEKTGVLPRSLLRTLNRVRRELDDNPNIEEEVVESYRTSRTNASVSIRFLLLLIIIPLLAHQLLKIPITYVVNDRWDPPDIQTVFLNRDIEEEAFVELQHFRERLEFRELIGISNFSAAERDAFLRKEAGEIADRYSKRGAEAIANIFADFGALVAFALVAYVRREDIAVVKTFIDSIIYGLSDSAKAFLIILFTDMFVGFHSPHGWEIILESVSRHFGVADSREFNFLFIATFPVILDTILKYWIFRYLNRISPSAVATYRNMNE
- a CDS encoding isoaspartyl peptidase/L-asparaginase — translated: MQPKLIIHGGAGSSLKDKGGLAAVRQDLHAIARNTYECLLQGASAIDAVVKGCQLLEDAPRFNAGTGSVLQADGQIRMSAALMDGTRQRFSGVINVSRAPHPIDLANALQPESDRVLSDYGAAELLRELHVPIHDPLTDLRLHEWIEERKGNFSRKMADVVAESRRGTIGVVALDNSGCLAAGTSTGGKGLERIGRVSDSAMPAGNYATQHAAVSCTGIGEDIIDECTATRIVVRVTDGLSLADAIAKSMQEAKVNNRDLGAIALDVTGAIAWGKTSEVLLAAYHDGTQIGDTLEWIGDGLSDALSN